The Salinibaculum sp. SYNS191 genome has a window encoding:
- a CDS encoding winged helix-turn-helix transcriptional regulator, with product MSETDDPERHPVECVGEDWCPVTTTAMLIGKKWHPVIVHRLLDEGPLGFNALQEAVDGISSKVLSDSLSDLEESGLIARDIVSEKPFRVEYSLTARGTALRPVIEEMAAWGETYLKPPSETGPDPR from the coding sequence ATGAGCGAGACGGACGACCCCGAACGGCACCCCGTCGAGTGCGTCGGGGAGGACTGGTGCCCGGTGACGACGACGGCGATGCTCATCGGGAAGAAGTGGCACCCGGTCATCGTCCACCGGTTGCTGGACGAGGGACCGCTCGGGTTCAACGCCCTCCAGGAGGCCGTCGACGGCATCTCCAGCAAGGTTCTCTCGGACAGCCTCAGCGACCTCGAGGAGTCCGGGCTGATCGCCCGCGACATCGTCTCGGAGAAGCCGTTTCGCGTCGAGTACTCGCTGACGGCCCGTGGGACGGCGTTGCGCCCCGTCATCGAGGAGATGGCGGCGTGGGGCGAGACCTACCTCAAACCCCCGTCAGAGACCGGCCCCGACCCGCGGTAG
- a CDS encoding DUF7331 family protein yields MEQDDTTADDEAQYAELELSDSTVIYDRGNHQAWLQSDGAVEARAMV; encoded by the coding sequence ATGGAACAGGACGACACCACTGCGGACGACGAGGCACAGTACGCCGAACTCGAACTGAGCGACAGCACCGTCATCTACGACCGCGGCAACCACCAGGCGTGGCTGCAGTCCGACGGTGCCGTCGAGGCCAGGGCCATGGTGTAA
- a CDS encoding dihydrolipoyl dehydrogenase family protein: protein MSIHVAIVGAYGSAGTAVADRLVEVSDVELTLVDDGDPGGGLCILRGCMPSKEVLSAGAHRFQARHDHRVGEAPPVDLDAVVETKDEHIANFAEHRRSAVHGWAEREDVTLLRDTARFVDDHTLAVGDETVEPDYVVVATGSTVNLPDLPGIDDVDVMTSADVLDATEFPDSGVVMGFGYIGMEMVPYLSEAAGMDITVIEHDARPLDEADPAFGDAALDIYREELGIDVRTEVYEERIAETADGGVALDLDDGSTVEADQLFCFTGRKPTLDGLGLENTAIEPGPDWVADTMQARDADHVFVAGDANGKEPILHVAKEQGHQTAANILADARGESMAPYENVHHHVMFSGLGVYPFARVGHSEASAREADYDVVVATREASDDGVFKTKDTPEGLARLVVDRSDGTVLGYQGLHYHADVMAKTMQVVVEMGLDVREVPDRSYHPTTPEILDGLLRECADGLADD, encoded by the coding sequence ATGAGCATCCACGTCGCCATCGTCGGTGCGTACGGGAGCGCCGGTACCGCCGTCGCCGACAGACTGGTGGAGGTCTCGGACGTCGAACTCACGCTCGTCGACGACGGTGACCCCGGCGGCGGCCTCTGCATCCTCCGCGGGTGCATGCCGTCGAAGGAGGTCCTGTCGGCGGGCGCACACCGCTTCCAGGCGCGCCACGACCACCGCGTCGGGGAGGCACCGCCGGTCGACCTCGACGCTGTCGTCGAGACGAAGGACGAACACATCGCGAACTTCGCCGAGCACCGCCGCAGCGCGGTCCACGGCTGGGCCGAGCGCGAGGACGTGACGCTGCTCCGGGACACCGCCCGGTTCGTGGACGACCACACCCTCGCCGTCGGCGACGAGACGGTCGAACCGGACTACGTCGTCGTCGCGACGGGGTCGACGGTGAACCTCCCGGACCTGCCGGGCATCGACGACGTCGACGTGATGACCAGCGCGGACGTGCTCGACGCCACCGAGTTCCCCGACAGCGGCGTCGTGATGGGCTTTGGCTACATCGGCATGGAGATGGTCCCCTACCTCTCGGAGGCCGCCGGGATGGACATCACCGTCATCGAGCACGACGCGCGACCGCTGGACGAGGCCGACCCCGCCTTCGGCGACGCCGCCCTGGACATCTACCGCGAGGAACTGGGAATCGACGTCAGGACGGAGGTCTACGAGGAGCGAATCGCTGAGACGGCCGACGGCGGCGTCGCGCTCGACCTGGACGACGGGTCGACCGTCGAGGCCGACCAGCTGTTCTGTTTCACCGGCCGCAAACCGACGCTGGACGGCCTCGGCCTGGAGAACACGGCGATAGAGCCCGGTCCCGACTGGGTCGCCGATACGATGCAGGCCCGCGACGCCGACCACGTCTTCGTCGCCGGCGACGCCAACGGCAAGGAGCCGATTCTCCACGTCGCCAAGGAACAGGGCCACCAGACGGCCGCGAACATCCTCGCGGACGCCCGCGGCGAGTCGATGGCGCCCTACGAGAACGTCCACCACCACGTCATGTTCTCGGGGCTGGGCGTCTACCCCTTCGCCCGCGTCGGCCACAGCGAGGCGTCCGCCCGCGAGGCGGACTACGACGTCGTCGTCGCCACCCGCGAGGCGAGCGACGACGGCGTGTTCAAGACCAAGGACACCCCCGAGGGACTGGCACGGCTGGTCGTCGACCGCAGCGACGGGACGGTGCTGGGCTATCAGGGGTTACACTACCACGCCGACGTGATGGCGAAGACGATGCAGGTGGTCGTCGAGATGGGGCTGGACGTCCGCGAGGTGCCCGACCGCTCGTACCACCCGACGACGCCCGAGATACTCGACGGCCTCCTGCGGGAGTGTGCCGACGGGCTCGCGGACGACTGA
- a CDS encoding universal stress protein, with product MYETILFPTDGSEGSARAEQTALGLADQFGAEVHAMHVIDTRHYSEPALSAMELVTDEAEDRAMDLLADVIDTGEERGVEVTSHCCHGVPHDEIIAYADDIDADIIVMGYRGQTHSQKMGSVVDRVLQDTERQVLAV from the coding sequence ATGTACGAGACGATACTGTTTCCGACGGACGGCAGCGAGGGAAGTGCTCGGGCCGAACAGACCGCGCTCGGCCTCGCCGACCAGTTCGGCGCGGAGGTACACGCGATGCACGTCATCGACACCCGTCACTACAGCGAACCGGCGCTGAGCGCGATGGAACTGGTGACCGACGAGGCCGAGGACCGCGCGATGGACCTCCTCGCCGACGTCATCGACACCGGGGAGGAGCGCGGCGTCGAGGTCACCTCACACTGCTGCCACGGCGTCCCGCACGACGAAATCATCGCGTACGCGGACGACATCGACGCGGACATCATCGTCATGGGCTACCGCGGCCAGACGCACAGCCAGAAGATGGGGAGCGTCGTCGACCGCGTCCTGCAGGACACCGAGCGGCAGGTGCTCGCGGTCTGA
- a CDS encoding DEAD/DEAH box helicase — translation MDETVDWLRGRPYYEGQVTDYRVFDGRDAQFRDVDVDQRLEGALASDGIDRFYAHQADAIEAVRNGENVVVATETASGKSLAYTVPAFERAMENFGTTLYIGPQVALINDQAETLSALADGLGFGSRVTVDRYTGQLSRTEKEAVRERQPTVLLTTPDMLHYGILPHAHRLWEWFVERLETVVIDEVHAYRGVFGSQVALVLRRLNRVCERFDAHPQYVCASATIGNPREHAARVTGRPESSFALVDTDTSATGPRHWLCWNPPEYEDDGWGSGRRKSSHTEAKRLFVDLVTRGLQTAVFTDSRQTVERYATDSADELRQRGHADLAGQVGAYQAALTDDRREDIEQQLHDGSLRGVWTTSALELGVDVGGLDAVILDGYPGTRMQTFQRAGRAGRGTDPSLVALVAGEDQLDQFVVRNTDRLFETHPEQAVTNPENDALMPDHVRAAARETWLRPDDDRHFGDTFPDVVADLESRGDLDRRTTDAGLRWLYSGAGSPQHEMSLRTAADREVQLRTRDGDIIGTLPFDDALRDAHPGAIYHHQGTTYEVTDLDLTHDVAELDRTWADYYTRVLHDKTITVEEDFEEKAVDAYPEVPVRFAEVTMRKQITGFERRDSNSGEVLGERPLDLPETTLRTRALYYTLPPDLDRALRERGDFAGGIHAAEHAMISMFPFQFLCDRRDIGGLSTPMHPHTDRSTIFIYDGYPGGVGLARSGYETIDDLAETTLEMVTSCGCERGCPACVQSPHCGNANDPLSKSVATDLLNALVTGDLPTDGGN, via the coding sequence GTGGACGAGACTGTCGACTGGCTCCGCGGTCGCCCCTACTACGAGGGGCAGGTGACCGACTACCGGGTCTTCGACGGCCGCGACGCGCAGTTCCGGGACGTGGACGTCGACCAGCGCCTCGAAGGGGCTCTCGCCAGCGACGGCATCGACCGGTTTTACGCCCACCAGGCCGACGCTATCGAGGCGGTCCGCAACGGCGAGAACGTCGTCGTCGCCACCGAGACGGCGAGCGGCAAGAGCCTCGCGTACACCGTCCCGGCGTTCGAGCGTGCGATGGAGAACTTCGGCACGACGCTCTATATCGGCCCGCAGGTGGCGCTCATCAACGACCAGGCGGAGACGCTCTCGGCCCTCGCCGACGGCCTCGGCTTCGGCTCCCGCGTCACGGTCGACCGCTACACCGGGCAACTCTCCCGGACCGAGAAGGAGGCGGTCCGCGAGCGCCAGCCGACGGTGCTTCTGACGACGCCGGACATGCTGCACTACGGCATTCTGCCCCACGCCCACCGGCTGTGGGAGTGGTTCGTCGAGCGCCTGGAGACGGTCGTCATCGACGAGGTCCACGCCTACCGCGGCGTCTTCGGCAGCCAGGTCGCGCTCGTCTTGCGCCGGCTGAACCGCGTCTGCGAGCGCTTCGACGCCCACCCGCAGTACGTCTGCGCGTCGGCGACCATCGGCAACCCCCGCGAGCACGCCGCCCGCGTCACCGGCCGCCCCGAGTCCTCCTTCGCGCTCGTGGACACCGACACCTCGGCGACGGGGCCGCGCCACTGGCTGTGCTGGAACCCCCCGGAGTACGAGGACGACGGCTGGGGCAGCGGCCGCCGGAAGTCCAGCCACACCGAGGCGAAACGGCTGTTCGTCGACCTCGTGACCCGCGGGCTCCAGACGGCCGTGTTCACCGACTCCCGCCAGACCGTCGAGCGGTACGCCACCGACAGCGCCGACGAACTCCGCCAGCGCGGGCACGCCGACCTCGCGGGACAGGTCGGGGCCTATCAGGCGGCACTCACCGACGACCGCCGCGAGGACATCGAGCAGCAACTCCACGACGGCAGCCTTCGCGGCGTCTGGACCACCAGCGCGCTCGAACTCGGCGTCGACGTGGGCGGCCTCGACGCGGTCATCCTGGACGGCTACCCCGGCACGCGGATGCAGACCTTCCAGCGCGCCGGCCGCGCGGGCCGTGGCACCGACCCCAGCCTCGTCGCGCTGGTCGCCGGCGAGGACCAGCTGGACCAGTTCGTCGTGCGCAACACCGACCGGCTGTTCGAGACCCACCCCGAGCAGGCGGTCACCAACCCCGAGAACGACGCGCTCATGCCCGACCACGTCCGCGCCGCTGCCCGCGAGACGTGGCTCCGACCCGACGACGACCGCCACTTCGGCGACACCTTCCCCGACGTCGTCGCGGACCTCGAATCGCGGGGTGACCTCGACCGGCGGACGACCGACGCGGGCCTGCGCTGGCTCTACAGCGGCGCGGGCAGCCCCCAGCACGAGATGAGCCTCCGGACCGCCGCCGACCGCGAGGTCCAACTCAGGACCCGCGACGGCGACATCATCGGCACGCTGCCGTTCGACGACGCGCTCCGGGACGCCCACCCCGGCGCTATCTACCACCATCAGGGCACCACCTACGAGGTGACCGACCTCGATTTGACCCACGACGTGGCCGAACTCGACCGCACCTGGGCCGACTACTACACGCGCGTCCTCCACGACAAGACCATCACCGTCGAGGAAGACTTCGAGGAGAAAGCCGTCGACGCCTACCCCGAGGTGCCCGTCCGCTTCGCGGAGGTCACGATGCGCAAGCAGATCACCGGGTTCGAGCGCCGCGACAGCAACAGCGGGGAAGTTCTCGGCGAGCGCCCCTTGGACCTGCCGGAGACGACGCTGCGCACGCGGGCGCTGTACTACACGCTCCCGCCGGACCTCGACCGCGCGCTGCGCGAGCGGGGCGACTTCGCCGGCGGCATCCACGCCGCCGAGCACGCCATGATCTCGATGTTCCCCTTCCAGTTCCTCTGTGACCGCCGGGACATCGGCGGGTTATCGACGCCGATGCACCCCCACACCGACCGCTCGACCATCTTCATCTACGACGGCTATCCCGGCGGCGTCGGCCTGGCCCGCAGCGGCTACGAGACCATCGACGACCTCGCCGAGACGACACTGGAGATGGTCACCTCCTGCGGGTGCGAGCGCGGCTGTCCGGCCTGCGTCCAGTCACCTCACTGCGGCAACGCCAACGACCCGCTCTCCAAGTCCGTGGCGACGGATCTGCTGAACGCGCTGGTCACCGGTGACCTGCCGACGGACGGCGGGAACTGA
- a CDS encoding 5-formyltetrahydrofolate cyclo-ligase: MDKQALRERVWDDLEASGEARFPFPPHGRIPNFAGADAAAQRLADEPEFRAADAIKINPDSPQRPVRRLALEAGKTLYMAVPRLAEEECFVELDPDRIDDIDNATTIGGADEEGVQVPPDDVAPIDLVVSGSVAVTEDGDRIGKGEGYSDLEYALLLELGLVDGETPVATTVHERQVVEGPVETAAHDVGMDLVVTPERVVRPGEVYKPAGIDWALLSEERIAEIPVLERFRL; encoded by the coding sequence ATGGACAAGCAGGCGCTCCGCGAGCGGGTCTGGGACGACCTGGAGGCGTCCGGTGAGGCGCGGTTCCCGTTCCCACCCCACGGCCGCATCCCGAACTTCGCCGGCGCGGACGCGGCCGCCCAGCGACTCGCCGACGAGCCGGAGTTTCGCGCGGCCGACGCCATCAAGATAAACCCGGACTCGCCCCAGCGGCCGGTCCGCCGGCTGGCACTGGAAGCCGGGAAGACCCTCTACATGGCGGTGCCGCGGCTGGCCGAGGAGGAGTGTTTCGTGGAACTGGACCCCGACCGCATCGACGATATCGACAACGCGACGACCATCGGCGGGGCCGACGAGGAGGGCGTGCAGGTACCCCCCGACGACGTGGCTCCCATCGACCTCGTGGTCTCGGGAAGCGTCGCAGTCACCGAGGACGGCGACCGCATCGGCAAGGGCGAGGGCTACAGCGACCTGGAGTACGCGCTGTTGCTCGAACTCGGGCTGGTCGACGGCGAGACGCCGGTGGCGACGACGGTCCACGAGCGGCAGGTGGTCGAGGGGCCGGTCGAGACCGCCGCCCACGACGTCGGGATGGACCTCGTGGTGACGCCAGAGCGGGTCGTCCGCCCAGGGGAGGTCTACAAGCCGGCGGGCATCGACTGGGCCCTGCTCTCGGAGGAGCGCATCGCGGAGATACCGGTGTTAGAGCGGTTCCGGCTGTAG
- a CDS encoding GNAT family N-acetyltransferase, whose amino-acid sequence MSAVQFRQATPDDAAAVLAVKRAAIREVAGFHYSDEQIAAWAPDQDGLADFERAIGSDRFTVLLAEADGETAGYGVLNADAGRIEAAYVHPDHGGEGIGSSLVGQLETRAEMRDVDRLDVVAALNATGFYESLGYWHLDTEVRTIDGVDVEFAIMARHLDGA is encoded by the coding sequence ATGTCGGCCGTCCAGTTCCGGCAGGCGACGCCGGACGACGCCGCCGCCGTCCTCGCGGTAAAGCGGGCCGCCATCCGGGAAGTCGCCGGCTTTCACTACAGCGACGAGCAGATAGCCGCCTGGGCACCCGACCAGGACGGCCTCGCCGACTTCGAGCGGGCCATCGGCAGCGACAGGTTCACCGTCCTGCTCGCGGAGGCCGACGGCGAGACGGCGGGCTACGGCGTGCTCAACGCCGACGCGGGCCGCATCGAGGCCGCCTACGTCCACCCCGACCACGGCGGCGAGGGCATCGGCAGTTCGCTGGTGGGACAACTGGAGACCCGCGCCGAGATGCGCGACGTCGACCGTCTCGACGTCGTCGCCGCCCTGAACGCGACGGGGTTCTACGAGTCGCTGGGGTACTGGCACCTCGACACCGAGGTCCGCACCATCGACGGCGTCGACGTCGAGTTCGCCATCATGGCGCGCCACCTCGACGGGGCCTGA
- a CDS encoding phytoene/squalene synthase family protein, which translates to MTQRSTGNADLAWCYDAVTDVSRTFAITIAELDEPMARDICVGYLVCRVADTIEDDPHIPPSEKARLLRIYDDVLDPTSDADAGQFESAVSEWVPSDPGADWRVVASAPRVLGTFRALDADTRDRIRPPVRELVSGMAEFVERYADEGGLRIETVDELEEYCWYAAGTVGDLVTNLVAQEASTAVTDRLEEHARDFGLLLQLVNVAKDVGTDYAEENNVYLPEAWLDDAGVSPSDIDDPAAVDRLASVVERVTAHAEGYLDGTQAWLEAMPEHRGNTLSAWAIPFLLAVGTIRELKARPEDPIREGNVKISRAEVHAVMAQFGQGVTADDLDTLRNRIEQRPLHEW; encoded by the coding sequence ATGACACAGCGCAGTACCGGCAACGCCGACCTCGCGTGGTGCTACGACGCCGTCACGGACGTCTCCCGCACCTTCGCCATCACCATCGCCGAACTCGACGAGCCGATGGCGCGCGACATCTGCGTCGGCTACCTCGTCTGCCGCGTCGCCGACACCATCGAGGACGACCCACACATCCCGCCGTCGGAGAAGGCCCGCCTGCTCCGGATCTACGACGACGTGCTCGACCCGACGAGCGACGCCGACGCCGGGCAGTTCGAGTCGGCGGTGAGCGAGTGGGTCCCGTCCGACCCCGGCGCCGACTGGCGGGTCGTCGCCAGCGCTCCCCGCGTCCTGGGGACGTTCCGCGCGCTCGACGCCGACACCCGCGACCGCATCCGGCCGCCGGTCCGCGAACTCGTCTCGGGCATGGCGGAGTTCGTCGAGCGCTACGCCGACGAGGGCGGCCTGCGCATCGAGACCGTCGACGAACTGGAGGAGTACTGCTGGTACGCCGCCGGCACGGTCGGCGATCTCGTCACCAACCTCGTCGCACAGGAGGCCAGCACGGCGGTCACGGACCGGCTGGAGGAACACGCCCGCGACTTCGGCCTCCTGCTCCAGCTCGTCAACGTCGCCAAGGACGTCGGCACCGATTACGCCGAGGAGAACAACGTCTACCTGCCGGAGGCGTGGCTGGACGACGCCGGCGTCAGCCCGTCGGACATCGACGACCCCGCCGCCGTCGACCGGCTGGCGTCGGTCGTCGAGCGCGTCACCGCCCACGCCGAGGGCTACCTCGACGGGACGCAGGCGTGGCTCGAAGCCATGCCCGAACACCGCGGCAACACCCTGTCGGCCTGGGCGATTCCGTTCCTCCTGGCGGTCGGGACCATCCGCGAACTGAAAGCGCGACCGGAGGACCCAATCCGCGAGGGCAACGTGAAGATCTCGCGGGCGGAGGTCCACGCCGTGATGGCCCAGTTCGGCCAGGGCGTGACGGCCGACGACCTCGACACCCTCCGGAACCGCATCGAGCAGCGACCGCTCCACGAGTGGTGA
- a CDS encoding zinc ribbon domain-containing protein, producing the protein MVPDHSDSGCPKCGHTETDVGTIAATGGGLSKMFDIQTNEFQVVSCLNCGYSELYRDTGSRGSDIVDVFLG; encoded by the coding sequence ATGGTCCCCGACCACTCCGACTCCGGCTGTCCGAAGTGTGGCCACACGGAGACCGACGTCGGCACCATCGCGGCAACCGGCGGCGGCCTGAGCAAGATGTTCGACATCCAGACCAACGAGTTTCAGGTCGTCTCCTGCCTGAACTGCGGGTACTCGGAGCTGTACCGCGACACCGGCTCGCGCGGCAGCGACATCGTCGACGTGTTCCTCGGCTGA
- a CDS encoding pyridoxamine 5'-phosphate oxidase family protein — protein sequence MSVDELHEYGLERMSDAEIRGFLAGQGLGVLALPTEGAPYVLPLSYDYDGESRLYFTYLLGSESRKATLSEQTDEASFLVFSADSMFNWESVMLTGTLRKPRPEEPTEPAEGVSRAWRPDVFQRADLSAGVEVYIFEITEQNGIRHTGLPPAFQPDAHADREQ from the coding sequence ATGTCAGTGGACGAGTTGCACGAGTACGGACTGGAGCGGATGAGCGACGCGGAGATTCGTGGATTCCTGGCGGGTCAGGGGCTGGGCGTGCTCGCGCTGCCCACGGAGGGGGCACCGTACGTGCTGCCGCTGTCGTACGATTACGACGGGGAGTCGCGGCTGTATTTCACCTATCTGCTGGGGTCGGAGAGCCGGAAGGCGACGCTGAGCGAGCAGACGGATGAGGCGAGCTTTCTCGTGTTCAGCGCGGACTCGATGTTCAACTGGGAGAGCGTCATGCTCACGGGGACGCTCCGGAAGCCGCGGCCCGAGGAGCCGACGGAGCCGGCCGAGGGCGTGAGTCGTGCCTGGCGGCCGGACGTGTTCCAGCGGGCCGACCTCTCGGCCGGCGTCGAGGTGTACATCTTCGAGATAACCGAGCAAAACGGCATCAGACACACCGGCCTGCCGCCGGCGTTCCAGCCGGACGCCCACGCCGACCGCGAGCAGTAG
- a CDS encoding CBS domain-containing protein, protein MPFPIRVADVMQRPVYTITPEQTAATAAARCDEEDIGSLVVVDDGEPVGIVTNADLVRLLGSATDPGTRPVEEFMSAPVVTVAPDATVGEAVERMRENDIARLVAVDDATVVGILSTDDVARVVPQILHRSEIEPSDGDTRYRVRQETAYENEDWDVECVTSGEEAVTVGDRVTFEKTLSEEDVRTFAAASGDTNRLHLDDEYAAETRFGRRIVHGTLVGGLISAALARLPGVSIYVSQDLSFLAPVEVGERARAVCEVVGELDSNKYTLTTDVFGADGEPVIEGQAVVLVDATPETGRVEVEALA, encoded by the coding sequence ATGCCCTTCCCGATTCGCGTGGCCGACGTGATGCAACGCCCCGTCTACACCATCACACCGGAGCAGACCGCGGCGACCGCCGCGGCCCGCTGTGACGAGGAGGACATCGGCTCGCTGGTCGTCGTCGACGACGGCGAGCCGGTGGGTATCGTGACCAACGCCGACCTCGTGCGCCTGCTGGGCAGCGCCACGGACCCCGGGACCCGCCCGGTCGAGGAGTTCATGAGCGCGCCGGTGGTGACCGTCGCGCCGGACGCGACGGTCGGCGAGGCCGTCGAGCGGATGCGCGAGAACGACATCGCACGGCTCGTCGCCGTCGACGACGCTACAGTCGTGGGTATCCTCTCGACGGACGACGTGGCACGCGTCGTTCCGCAGATTCTCCACCGCAGCGAGATAGAGCCGTCGGATGGCGACACCCGGTATCGCGTCCGCCAGGAGACGGCCTACGAGAACGAGGACTGGGACGTCGAGTGTGTCACCAGCGGCGAGGAGGCGGTGACGGTCGGGGACCGCGTCACCTTCGAGAAGACCCTCTCCGAGGAGGACGTGCGCACCTTCGCCGCCGCCAGCGGCGACACGAACCGCCTCCACCTCGACGACGAGTACGCCGCGGAGACGCGCTTCGGTCGGCGCATCGTCCACGGCACGCTCGTCGGCGGCCTCATCAGCGCCGCCCTCGCCCGCCTGCCCGGCGTCTCCATCTACGTCTCGCAGGACCTCTCCTTTCTCGCGCCGGTCGAGGTCGGCGAGCGCGCCCGCGCCGTCTGCGAGGTGGTCGGCGAACTCGACTCCAACAAGTACACGCTGACGACGGACGTCTTCGGTGCCGACGGCGAACCGGTCATCGAGGGCCAGGCCGTCGTCCTCGTCGACGCCACGCCCGAGACGGGCCGCGTCGAGGTGGAGGCGCTGGCCTGA
- a CDS encoding CapA family protein, protein MARLGLTGDVMLGRLVDERQQRRPVGAVWGDVLDRLTALDGLLVNLECCLSTRGEPWTRTERAFHFRADPDWAVPALQRAGVDCCALANNHVLDFEEPALLDTLGYLDEGGIARTGAGRTREDAFEPAVFAVDGCTVAVVSLTDNTPEYAAGDRSPGTAYVEIDRENERTRAAVTDALARARARDPDLVVASLHWGPNMVEAPPRRFRAFARWLVDAGVDVIHGHSAHVFQGVEVYDGRPICYDTGDFVDDYAVGDLRKDRSFLFELTVTDDGALSHLRLHPTEIYDFSVHEARADVAEWSRQRMRRLSEPFDTAFDRDGDALRVALGG, encoded by the coding sequence ATGGCCAGACTCGGACTGACCGGCGACGTGATGCTCGGCCGGCTGGTCGACGAGCGCCAGCAGCGCCGTCCCGTCGGGGCCGTCTGGGGGGACGTGCTCGACCGCCTCACCGCGCTCGACGGGCTGCTCGTCAACCTGGAGTGCTGTCTGTCGACGCGAGGGGAGCCCTGGACGCGGACGGAGCGGGCCTTCCACTTCCGGGCCGACCCGGACTGGGCGGTCCCCGCACTCCAGCGAGCGGGGGTGGACTGCTGTGCGCTGGCGAACAACCACGTGCTCGACTTCGAGGAACCCGCCCTGCTGGACACGCTCGGCTACCTCGACGAGGGCGGCATCGCCCGTACCGGTGCCGGTCGGACCCGCGAGGACGCCTTCGAGCCGGCGGTGTTCGCCGTCGACGGCTGTACCGTCGCCGTCGTCTCGCTGACCGACAACACCCCCGAGTACGCCGCCGGGGACCGGTCGCCGGGGACCGCCTACGTCGAAATCGACCGCGAGAACGAACGGACGCGGGCGGCCGTGACCGACGCGCTGGCCCGCGCCCGCGCTCGCGACCCGGATCTCGTCGTCGCGTCGCTGCACTGGGGACCGAACATGGTGGAAGCGCCGCCGCGGCGCTTTCGTGCGTTCGCCCGGTGGCTCGTCGACGCGGGCGTCGACGTGATTCACGGCCACAGCGCCCACGTCTTCCAGGGCGTCGAGGTGTACGACGGCCGCCCCATCTGCTACGACACGGGCGACTTCGTCGACGACTACGCCGTCGGTGACCTCCGCAAAGACCGGAGCTTCCTGTTCGAACTGACGGTGACCGACGACGGGGCCCTCTCTCACCTCCGCCTGCACCCGACCGAGATATACGACTTCTCGGTCCACGAGGCGCGCGCCGACGTCGCCGAGTGGAGCCGCCAGCGGATGCGCCGCCTCTCGGAGCCGTTCGACACCGCGTTCGACCGCGACGGCGACGCCCTCCGGGTGGCCCTCGGCGGCTGA
- a CDS encoding dienelactone hydrolase family protein: MTDQSDSLVTIQTDGVELEGELQVPADATGLVIFAHGSGSSRKSPRNTFVADQLRERGLGTLLFDLLTEAEDRRRETRFDIDLLTDRLLGATEWVRDNPTTAGLTLGYFGSSTGAAAALRAAAERGDDVAAVVSRGGRVDLAAEQAPDVTAATRLIVGGADTQVLELNREVLDALTCETDIAVVEGAGHLFEGEGELETVADLAGEWFADHLS; the protein is encoded by the coding sequence ATGACCGACCAGTCAGACAGTCTCGTCACGATTCAGACAGACGGCGTGGAACTGGAGGGGGAACTCCAGGTGCCGGCGGACGCCACCGGTCTCGTAATCTTCGCCCACGGCAGCGGCAGCAGCAGAAAGAGCCCGCGGAACACGTTCGTCGCGGACCAGTTGCGCGAGCGCGGCCTCGGGACGCTGCTTTTCGACCTGCTCACCGAAGCGGAGGACCGGCGCCGCGAGACCCGCTTCGACATCGACCTGCTGACTGACCGCCTGCTCGGGGCGACCGAGTGGGTCCGCGACAACCCGACGACCGCCGGGCTGACCCTCGGCTACTTCGGGTCGAGCACCGGCGCGGCCGCGGCGCTTCGTGCGGCCGCCGAGCGCGGTGACGACGTCGCCGCGGTCGTCTCGCGGGGCGGTCGCGTCGACCTCGCGGCCGAGCAGGCACCCGACGTGACCGCCGCGACGCGTTTGATCGTCGGGGGCGCGGACACGCAGGTGCTGGAGTTGAACCGGGAGGTGCTCGACGCGCTGACCTGCGAGACAGACATCGCTGTCGTCGAGGGCGCGGGCCACCTCTTCGAGGGGGAGGGCGAACTGGAGACGGTGGCCGACCTGGCGGGCGAGTGGTTCGCCGACCACCTGTCCTGA